The stretch of DNA CAGTCCAGTCTGGCAGCAGCTCCGCCCTGGTGCTCACTGAGTCTGCTCACACCGTGCCCGCCTGTCAATCAAtaagtgtgggggggtggggggagagagagagtcattccACTGTCTAAACCTATAGAGGTGCAATGGCTGATGATCACTCTAAATGACCAGAGAGGAGGGTtttcctggagggagggggagaaagagacaaagggagagagatagaaagacagataaAGGGGGAAAAGACTGAGATAGATCGTGTGGAAGtctggtctgtgtgtcagtTTTTTCCCCAGTTGGCATTCTCTTTTcctgtgtctggtctctctttcaACTACTCCCCGCCCAGTCGTCCCACAGAGTAGCTTTATCAAGATGAATGGAATATGACACAGAGGAGAATTCTAGAACCAGAAGTCTAGTGTTTTAACTTCACATCGGAGCCATGCTGGAGTAACCAGTCCCTCGGTATGGAAACAAAAGCTGCAGCATTGCTGGTTATTCAATGCCAGTGACCAGTCAGACGTTGCTTAAATGCTGTCTACATGTTTGGGGATGACTTGCTCAAAGCTTTCATCTTTACTGTGAGATGAAGGAAGCTGATTAGCACTTGAATAGGAATCTACAGTCAGATGTAGTGTATTCACTTCATTTAATGGGTTTTACTAATCGTAGGGATTAGAACAACACGATGGTTTGTTGGATACAGTTTTACATTAGTCAATGGCGCCATCTGCGGTAAGAAAGAGAGTATAGCAATTATTATCCGTCAGACTACTCTATGGTTAACATTTTTAAAAGATTAAATGCAGTGTTTACCATACGAATGTGTTCCACAAAACTTGATAGATGAGTTACATTTTTGTGCCTAACATCAAGTCCTTACCGAGAATAACATGTCCATTAAGAGACATAAATGTCTTTCCCCTACGATATGTCGACAGCCGTCAAACCGTGTCTCCCGCCCGGTCTATCTCAGATCGGCACATGGCTTATCCAAACATTTGAAGAGATCCCACACACTCGCTTTATAGAGTGCAGAGGGGGTTCCACTTAGACCTAGGTGTTGGGAGTGACGCACATATAAGACTCACCCATGGTTTCCATGGTCAATGTCACGTTGTttgggggagtaggggggggggtggggggagattgCGCAACGAGGGGCAGCTACGTTATTAAATGCAATTAGTGGTTATCTCCTCTTCTTTGTGTTGGTTTTTACGGACCTAAAAAACATCTATCTACCTTCTGACAGCCAGCTGTGGGCCCGTGTCCAATGTGACAAGGATGAGTGAGTAATTGCTTCTTATTGAGGGGGGATTATCCTGTCGTTGGGGTTCAAGGGACATTAATTTAATTAACATGTTATAAGTGAAAGCTCCATTGATCAGTGGAACGATCTCAGTAATTTGATCCCTATTGTTAGTTTGATTGATCTGAGATCATCCGCGATTAATTTAAAAGACGAATAAACATCTATGATTGTGGAGACACCTACGCTCTCTTAAACGATCATTCTGTGAGTCACTCTTCAAACAAGACCCAAACGGAGAGTTCCCAGCGTGCGGTGCCATGGACACAAGGACCAGCGCAGTTTTTTGAGGATTTAACATCAAGGAGACTAAACCTTAGTTTTCATTTGCGTCACAGGTGTGCTTATTCGTTTGCTCTTGTTTCTGTGATGGCCAACTGGCCTCATACAGATAACGGATAAACGGAATGGTGGAACACGCGAGGACAAACTCTGCAAAACATCCATCTTGGTGTCGCCAATTCATGGACGTCATCCATACGCTTTCTCCTGCGCGTGATCTATTCTTTGTTTTTGACGTGTTGACAAGGATATATGTGTGAGTAGACAAAAGGGTCAGAAGAACCGATGTGGGTTATGTGGGTCAACTGGAAATCATGAATATTAGACAAACTATATTTGTATTGGCTATCTTTTTTCGTCTGTCATTCAAACCCTCTTCAAACGTTTAGGCTACTTGATTATAGATTTATAATGATCATCCAATGATCCCGACCAATCAGCTGTAAGCCCTTTGTATGCTTAAAACTGGGTCTGGCTCTCACTTATCAAAGGCAGTCATATTACTAATTACCAACTCAACAGACCGGGCTCAGTCGCTAGCATGATTATGAAGAGTCTACTCGTCTGGCTCATATTCACAATGCAGATTAGCCTCGTGTCTCTCTTCAGTATCTCTTATGATGGGGTGTCCAAAGAGGCTCCTCGTTCGAGCGTAACCAAAACTATTAAGAAGCTGGAAGAGCTGTTCCACCTTAACGGTTTGCCTCAGAGTTATTCGGGGCCGCACAAGAAGGCGCCCAAGTTCATGTTGGACTTGTACGACGCCGTGGCGGACTCGTACGGAACACCCCGGAACCACGAGGTCTTGGAGGGGAACGTGGTCAGGAGCTTCGAGGATAAAGGTGGGTCTAGTGTGCGTAATTGCGCACATAGTGTGCTTTGTCCTGCCTGAGTTAAAAACTTTCATGACCGTTCAAATGACAATTTGATTACAATTCTGATTGTTTTATACCATGTTATGTATGTAAGTTTAATGTCAGGTATGTTTGTTCTCCAAGGACACACAGGTGAAAGGTTTCACTTCTTCAACCTCTCATCTTTTGCACGAGATGAGAAGATGATCAAGGCGGAGTTCCGCTGGTTCAGGCAAAAACAGAGACAGTTCGGAGGGATGTCGTATCGACCCCACTTCTACAAAGTAAATTGAATGCAGATTAATTTATTGTATTTCTCCACGTCATATGTTGTAGGCTATGTTTGTAGTAATGTATGCCAATTTCCACTGAATATCTGATACTTTCTGCGCAGGTGGACTTGTATGAAGTGTTGGACAGCAGAGTTAAGCCTTGGAGAGGAAATTTGATTACATCCCGTCTGGTGCCGATACACACTCAGGGATGGGAGGTCTTCAATGTCACGCaaacggtaaaaaaaaaaaaaaaaaaaaaaaaaaaagaagaaaatcaaACGCGCTGACATAAGTTTTGATGAATACTATTTACTGATAAAATTGTGATCGTTCATGACAGGTGTCAAAGTGGATCCGGAACAGCGAGGAGAACAATGGCGTTCTGGTAGTTACAACGCTGCCTTCAGGAGACTGGATGGAATCTGTGGTTTCGTCTCCGGGGGAAGATAAGGACGCTTACCTGGTGATATTCTCAGACGACGGGAGACCGGGCACCACCAATCACCAATCCCCGAAACTAGGTATTGTTTTCATGATGAGAAGGTTGTTAATAATGGGGTTTATATGACGAAACACAGCATAACGTTTTATTGTCGGTTATGTACCGTACGCTTGCAGGGCACGCCAACCATGTAGCAGAATCTGGAGCTCAAGAGAAAAACCGAGCGAGGCGGAGGCGCGAGGCACCTAGTTACCTCCGCAACCGTCCCTTGACATGTCAGAGGGTACCTCTCTTCGTGGATTTCGAGGAGATAGGCTGGTCTGGCTGGATCATATCCCCGCGGGGATACAACACCTATCACTGCAAGGGTTCTTGTCCGTTCCCCCTTGGAGAGAGTCTCCACGCCACCAACCACGCGACTGTGCAGTCCATCATGTATGCGTTAAAGGTCTCCAACGACGTGGATACACCGTGCTGCGTGCCTGACAAACTTCAGTCTATCAGTTTGCTTTATTTCGACGATGAGGAAAACGTAGTTCTGAAACAGTACGATGACATGGTGGCGATTAGCtgtggctgtcattgactgaGTTGGGATCACACACGTTGTTGTGAATTGACAGCTTATATTTTCCTCGTATTCAAATTATGTACAGGGTACCCTGCAGgaaaatgaatgaaatgtaCAAACTATGTTGCGCTTTTTTTGAGGAATaaactgtttattttaaagatggtTTCTTTGTGCAAATGCTCGGTGCTGGCCATGGTGCTGATGCCGCGCGTTCCCGTGTGTGGGGATAATTGTTTTCCCGTCCATTATGGTACTATGGATTTATTCGATTGTTCTTCTTAAATATTTAGATACTTATTAGTTTATCAGCGATGTTGTAATATCACccacaatgaaatcaaagagtaGGCCTTGTAATTGTTGCTATGCACAATTATTGTAATTGCACAATGTGAAtaaaagaaatatatttaaaaaaataaacgaaattaaaaagttgtgaaattgctTGGCCTTTCTTGTTATGATAGTAACATTCTCACACTTTACCCAATTTCTGGTATTACGTAAATAGATTGCATCTATTTTCAGCGATGAAGCGAACTTCTTCGCACGCTATGGCCCGCAAATCTGCTGATTGAAATCACCTTcagtaaagtagcctatattctGTGTTGCTTTAGGCACACATTTTGGGTGAAATATGGAGGAAAATCTCGACCGTACAATGTATCAATATGGCTACAATCAGTCTTTAACATAACATGTCTTTATTGGAATGGTTCACAGACAAAATACAGCCCTGCATTATCTAGGCATTGGATGCAAAATACAACCAAAGTGCAAGACATGTCCACGTCTCCTGCAtgttataaaatatataaagtaTTGCCACTTGTGCCAATGCCATTCAAACTCGCAAGTATATTAGcatcaaacaaaacattgtcTGACAGACTCACCACCAATTCCATCAATTGAAAACCATAGTTCCATCAATTGAAAACTTCTGCAtgcaagatattttttataataCTTGGCCTAATGGGCATTTTAATCAAGACTTACTGAAACGTAGATCGAAACGCGATGCAAATACTTGAAATCTAATCTAATTTTTATAAATCAAATAGATAAACTTCTAATTGTGAGATTTAACGGTTTGGTGAAAAAATAACTcgaaaaagaaacagaaacttTACACAGCATCAATCAATTtaacaacatcaacaaaaaaaactgaaatatagGGACAACCACTTCAGTTAAATATATTAAACTCCTTTTAAGATTTACAATCAATCTGCCTTTCTTTGTTTACATGTAAAATACATAATGTACATGGAACGTCCATGTTCTTTTCACACTGTTATACAGTATCTCGCCTAATTGTACAAACTGCAAATATCATACAAATCATTCACAAATCCCTGAAACCAGACACTTAAAACGCAATGTATCCTTGAGTTCCATTTTTTACAAATTAATTcaagctccatctctctctctctctctctctctctctctctctctctctctctctctctctctctctctctctctctctctctctctctctctctctctctctctctctctcctctttcatttCCATTTCCCCGGGTTTACTTCGTATCTGTCTTTTAACACAGTGTTGAGGAGCCCCCTCAGGGTTCAGGACGGGAGCAGGGCCACAACCAGTCTgccccctcacccttcctctgCTAAACCAGTCTGCCCCCTCACCTTTCCTCCTCTGAACCAATCAGGtgtcaaaaacaacaacaaagaggAGCCAGAATCCGTGTTAAAAGCTACTTAAATCAGTTAGTcagcacacacagtccaccTCAAATTGCCTTTACAGTGCCTCCCCCAGGGCTGCTGTCACCCCCGGGTGAGTGGGTCCATAAGGCCACCGGCAGAGCCTATCAGCTCATGCAGTCCAGTTCCTCTGTGCCCAGGAACTCCCCCAGCATGTGGTCTTGTGATCGGTACACCGGCTCCAGGTAGGGGTGTCCCTCCCTGCTGTGCTTCTGCCTCGCCATCTCCAGACGCTGCTCAAACTCCTGCTCCTGCTGGGAGACTTGGACCGCCGATGGCTGCGCCGTCACGGACGACACCGGCACCGGGACAAAGCCATGGTACAGCACCAGCGGGGTGTTCAGGACCTCCAtggtggaggcctgggggacAGCGCCCTCTGGAGGCTGCACGGGCAGCTGAACATAATTCCCAGTCTCCGGGTCGAAGAAAGTCTTGGTCTTGACCTGGACAGGCATGTCCA from Osmerus eperlanus chromosome 12, fOsmEpe2.1, whole genome shotgun sequence encodes:
- the LOC134031362 gene encoding bone morphogenetic protein 2-like isoform X1 encodes the protein MIMKSLLVWLIFTMQISLVSLFSISYDGVSKEAPRSSVTKTIKKLEELFHLNGLPQSYSGPHKKAPKFMLDLYDAVADSYGTPRNHEVLEGNVVRSFEDKGHTGERFHFFNLSSFARDEKMIKAEFRWFRQKQRQFGGMSYRPHFYKVDLYEVLDSRVKPWRGNLITSRLVPIHTQGWEVFNVTQTVSKWIRNSEENNGVLVVTTLPSGDWMESVVSSPGEDKDAYLVIFSDDGRPGTTNHQSPKLGHANHVAESGAQEKNRARRRREAPSYLRNRPLTCQRVPLFVDFEEIGWSGWIISPRGYNTYHCKGSCPFPLGESLHATNHATVQSIMYALKVSNDVDTPCCVPDKLQSISLLYFDDEENVVLKQYDDMVAISCGCH
- the LOC134031362 gene encoding bone morphogenetic protein 2-like isoform X2, whose translation is MLDLYDAVADSYGTPRNHEVLEGNVVRSFEDKGHTGERFHFFNLSSFARDEKMIKAEFRWFRQKQRQFGGMSYRPHFYKVDLYEVLDSRVKPWRGNLITSRLVPIHTQGWEVFNVTQTVSKWIRNSEENNGVLVVTTLPSGDWMESVVSSPGEDKDAYLVIFSDDGRPGTTNHQSPKLGHANHVAESGAQEKNRARRRREAPSYLRNRPLTCQRVPLFVDFEEIGWSGWIISPRGYNTYHCKGSCPFPLGESLHATNHATVQSIMYALKVSNDVDTPCCVPDKLQSISLLYFDDEENVVLKQYDDMVAISCGCH